A section of the Candidatus Methylomirabilota bacterium genome encodes:
- a CDS encoding tryptophan 7-halogenase, whose protein sequence is MSDHVAVIPVFNEAPTIGALVARAARHGPVLVVDDGSSDGSADAAAAAGAAVLRLASRRGKGGALRAGFAEALSRGAERVLTLDGDGQHDPDDIPQLLAASAALPGTLVIGSRLADGGASMEPARLNAQRISGFFINWLTGQAVADTQSGFRVYQRKLLEAVTPRRGGFVLESEMLLRAAAAGFAIREVPVTPGLGAGRPSHFRPLRDGTAVATYLIACGIRRWVRDAGLVAAVLLRPFTPARFKQRHLEMHRFATPYRYNYGAYAMAMGAFILDRIAQSWRGWWWDPRARVMRRAALATAALPVLAAAAATQGALRLRRRSGLDLVSPLVRRIFSQERLAAFLPSAAWPESPPADYDVLVVGGGPAGSTAATFLARGGLRVAIAEREAFPRFHVGESLLPAMMPLLDRLGVRERIERHGFLVKYGAAFHDQESDLEYRFYFREGQPWPNYSYEVPRAEFDQILFEHAAKEPGASVLQPATVERVEFDADGATVGIREGGESRTLRARFVVDASGRDGFLASRRVGRRAPIPGLGKVALFAHYEGAPRWHGRDEGLIRLYIFEDGWFWWIPFAGGLTSIGCVLHAKTARGREGSLEALYEEMIFRCRRVAEGLREARRVTPVRSAANFSYRTHPVAGDRFLCVGDTLAFVDPIFSSGVYIAMQTGEMAAAEILAAFAEDRFEARRFNSYLRRVHRGLSPFVRFIRRYYEPAFLEVFLQPRDRLGILDSVLGVLAGGAFLRMRLRMRGSLTVFFAIVRVNRWLRRWRGRPVESRLGW, encoded by the coding sequence ATGAGCGACCACGTCGCCGTCATCCCGGTCTTCAACGAGGCCCCGACGATCGGCGCTCTCGTGGCGCGCGCGGCGCGTCATGGCCCCGTTCTTGTGGTGGACGACGGCTCGTCGGACGGCAGCGCCGATGCCGCCGCGGCCGCCGGCGCCGCCGTGCTCCGCCTCGCCAGCCGCCGCGGCAAAGGCGGGGCGCTGCGCGCGGGCTTCGCCGAGGCGCTCTCCCGCGGCGCCGAGCGCGTGCTGACACTCGACGGAGACGGGCAGCACGATCCCGATGACATTCCGCAGCTGCTCGCGGCGTCCGCCGCCCTGCCGGGAACGCTCGTCATCGGCAGCCGGCTCGCCGATGGCGGCGCCTCCATGGAGCCCGCCCGCCTGAACGCGCAGCGCATCAGCGGTTTCTTCATCAACTGGCTGACCGGGCAGGCCGTCGCCGACACGCAGTCAGGGTTCCGCGTGTACCAGCGGAAGCTGCTCGAGGCGGTGACGCCGCGGCGCGGCGGCTTTGTGCTCGAGAGCGAGATGCTCTTGCGGGCCGCCGCGGCGGGCTTCGCCATCCGCGAGGTCCCGGTGACGCCGGGGCTCGGGGCGGGACGGCCGAGCCACTTCCGGCCGCTCCGCGACGGCACCGCCGTGGCGACGTATCTCATAGCCTGCGGCATCCGACGCTGGGTGCGGGATGCGGGGCTCGTCGCGGCGGTGCTCCTGAGGCCGTTCACCCCCGCGCGCTTCAAGCAGCGTCACCTCGAGATGCACCGCTTCGCGACGCCGTACCGCTACAACTACGGGGCCTATGCGATGGCGATGGGTGCTTTCATCCTCGACCGCATCGCCCAAAGCTGGCGGGGTTGGTGGTGGGACCCGCGGGCTCGCGTCATGCGCCGCGCGGCCCTGGCAACCGCGGCGCTGCCCGTGCTGGCGGCGGCAGCGGCGACGCAGGGGGCGCTCAGGCTCAGACGGCGCTCGGGCCTTGACCTCGTTTCGCCCCTCGTGCGGCGGATATTCTCACAGGAACGGCTGGCCGCATTCCTGCCGAGCGCCGCATGGCCTGAGTCACCGCCGGCGGACTATGATGTCCTCGTCGTGGGCGGCGGGCCGGCCGGTTCGACAGCCGCGACCTTCCTCGCCCGCGGGGGCCTGCGCGTGGCGATCGCGGAGCGCGAGGCCTTCCCGCGCTTTCACGTCGGCGAATCGCTCCTGCCGGCCATGATGCCGCTGCTCGACCGGCTCGGCGTCCGCGAGCGGATCGAGCGCCACGGCTTCCTCGTCAAGTACGGGGCGGCCTTCCACGACCAGGAGTCCGATCTCGAGTACCGCTTTTACTTCCGCGAGGGCCAGCCGTGGCCGAACTACAGCTACGAGGTCCCTCGGGCGGAGTTCGACCAGATCCTCTTCGAGCACGCCGCCAAGGAGCCGGGCGCGAGCGTGCTCCAGCCGGCTACGGTGGAGCGGGTCGAATTCGACGCGGACGGCGCGACCGTCGGGATCCGCGAGGGCGGCGAGTCGCGGACGCTTCGCGCGCGCTTCGTCGTGGACGCCAGCGGCCGGGACGGCTTCCTCGCCTCGCGCCGCGTGGGTCGGCGCGCTCCCATCCCGGGCCTCGGCAAGGTCGCCCTCTTCGCCCACTACGAGGGCGCGCCGCGCTGGCACGGGCGCGACGAGGGGTTGATCCGCCTCTACATCTTCGAGGACGGCTGGTTCTGGTGGATCCCGTTCGCGGGAGGCCTGACGAGCATCGGCTGCGTCCTCCACGCGAAGACGGCGCGGGGGCGGGAGGGCTCGCTCGAAGCGCTGTACGAGGAGATGATCTTTCGCTGCCGCCGGGTCGCGGAGGGTCTCCGCGAGGCCCGCCGCGTCACACCCGTGCGGAGTGCGGCGAACTTCTCCTACCGGACGCACCCGGTGGCAGGCGACCGCTTCCTCTGCGTCGGGGACACGCTGGCCTTCGTGGATCCCATTTTCTCCTCGGGCGTCTACATCGCCATGCAGACGGGCGAGATGGCGGCCGCAGAGATCCTCGCCGCCTTCGCCGAGGACCGCTTCGAGGCGCGGCGCTTCAACTCGTACCTGCGGCGCGTCCATCGCGGCCTGAGCCCGTTCGTCCGCTTCATCCGTCGCTACTACGAGCCCGCCTTCCTCGAGGTCTTTCTCCAGCCGCGAGACCGGCTGGGGATCCTCGACAGCGTCCTGGGCGTCCTGGCGGGCGGTGCCTTTCTGCGCATGCGGCTTCGCATGCGGGGCTCGCTCACCGTCTTCTTCGCGATCGTGCGCGTCAACCGCTGGCTGCGTCGCTGGCGCGGCCGGCCCGTGGAGTCGAGGCTCGGCTGGTGA
- a CDS encoding ABC transporter permease gives MRLPELLPRGYSFTVVGIAVGVAGLVSLGAMAERITRFIEGGDRFVLGQISVAGEGMGMGTGFTAGGLLTAAKIREIAAVPGVSGVQAQVMLPLNTSTSHFLTLTQELIMGMDVSVPIPNRHYRELPVAAGRPLRPADRRATVLGADFAASRHLSAGASVTLGGQDFAVVGILEKTFTAPDRFALVPIEDARELWLRRDPLLVQVFGGGSLRRGDLNTGAAVGWSDGLDPDALARRIQATVAGLNVTIPGELSRLLRQSTAFFSALLLGIGALGLLIGGLSLANTVTAAVFERIRDFGIKRALGATDLDLLGEVLGEGIRVSLWGGAAGVLLAWSIGTAVDARVLRDGQQLFLFSPRLLAFAIGFSLALGALAAGYATLRIARLSPAEAIRRGS, from the coding sequence GTGAGGCTTCCGGAGCTTTTGCCCCGGGGCTACTCCTTTACGGTCGTCGGCATCGCCGTTGGGGTGGCGGGGCTGGTGTCGCTGGGCGCCATGGCCGAGCGCATCACGCGCTTCATCGAGGGCGGCGACCGCTTCGTGCTGGGCCAGATCTCCGTCGCGGGCGAGGGGATGGGCATGGGTACGGGCTTCACCGCCGGCGGGCTCCTCACCGCGGCCAAGATCCGCGAGATCGCCGCCGTGCCCGGAGTCTCCGGCGTCCAGGCGCAGGTGATGCTGCCGCTCAATACCAGCACGTCGCACTTTCTCACGCTGACCCAGGAGCTGATCATGGGCATGGACGTGAGCGTGCCCATCCCCAACCGCCACTACCGCGAGCTGCCGGTCGCCGCGGGGCGGCCGCTCCGCCCGGCCGATCGGCGGGCCACGGTGCTGGGCGCGGACTTCGCCGCCTCGCGGCACCTCAGCGCCGGCGCCTCCGTGACGCTCGGCGGCCAGGACTTCGCCGTCGTCGGCATCCTCGAGAAGACCTTCACGGCCCCCGACCGCTTCGCGCTCGTCCCCATCGAGGACGCTCGCGAGCTGTGGCTCCGGCGGGACCCGCTCCTCGTCCAGGTCTTCGGCGGAGGCTCCCTGCGCCGCGGAGACCTCAACACCGGTGCGGCCGTCGGCTGGAGCGACGGCCTAGACCCGGACGCTCTGGCCCGCCGCATCCAGGCGACGGTGGCCGGCCTCAACGTCACGATTCCCGGCGAGTTGAGCCGCCTCCTGCGACAGTCGACCGCTTTCTTCTCCGCGCTCCTGCTCGGGATCGGTGCCCTTGGGCTTCTCATCGGAGGCCTGTCGCTCGCCAACACGGTGACGGCGGCCGTCTTCGAGCGCATTCGAGACTTCGGCATCAAGCGCGCGCTGGGCGCCACGGATCTCGATCTTCTCGGCGAGGTGCTGGGCGAGGGAATCCGCGTGAGCCTCTGGGGCGGGGCGGCCGGCGTGCTGCTGGCGTGGAGCATCGGCACCGCGGTGGACGCGCGCGTGCTCCGCGACGGGCAGCAGCTCTTCCTCTTCTCGCCTCGGCTGCTCGCGTTCGCCATCGGCTTCTCGCTCGCGCTGGGGGCGCTGGCGGCCGGCTACGCGACGCTCCGGATCGCGCGGCTCTCACCCGCCGAAGCGATCCGGCGCGGCAGTTGA
- a CDS encoding ABC transporter ATP-binding protein: MIPLLRATGLSKTYAGPGGAPVPVLHDIDFEVRRAEFVAVTGSSGSGKSTLLNLLGLLEPASAGEVWLGEERVSHLGRRAQARVRGASIGYVFQSFMLLSGLTALDNVMLAARYVGRDRAVARREALDLLERMGVAHRKDHYPAQLSGGEQQRVAYCRAILNRPPLVLADEPTGNLDDEHARVILAELRASTAERGTAVVLVTHRPETQAGADRVLRLRDGRLAPGPAAPAA; the protein is encoded by the coding sequence TTGATCCCCTTGCTCAGGGCGACGGGGCTCTCCAAGACCTACGCCGGCCCGGGCGGCGCTCCCGTGCCGGTGCTCCACGACATCGATTTCGAGGTCAGGAGGGCCGAGTTCGTGGCGGTGACAGGTTCGTCGGGGTCGGGCAAATCCACCCTGCTGAATCTCCTGGGGCTGCTCGAGCCGGCGTCCGCGGGCGAGGTCTGGCTTGGCGAGGAGCGCGTGAGCCACCTCGGCCGCCGCGCGCAAGCGCGGGTGCGCGGCGCCTCCATCGGCTATGTGTTCCAGTCCTTCATGCTGCTCTCCGGGCTGACCGCGCTCGACAACGTGATGCTCGCCGCGCGCTACGTCGGCCGGGACCGCGCCGTGGCGCGGCGCGAGGCGCTGGACCTTCTCGAGCGGATGGGCGTCGCGCACCGCAAGGACCACTACCCGGCCCAGCTCTCGGGCGGGGAGCAGCAGCGCGTCGCCTACTGCCGCGCGATCCTCAATCGTCCGCCGCTGGTGCTGGCCGACGAGCCGACCGGCAATCTCGACGACGAGCACGCGCGGGTGATCCTGGCCGAGCTTCGCGCCTCAACGGCGGAGCGCGGCACGGCCGTGGTACTCGTCACCCACCGTCCCGAGACGCAGGCCGGTGCCGATCGCGTGCTGCGGCTCCGCGACGGCCGCCTCGCGCCGGGGCCCGCCGCGCCCGCAGCGTGA
- a CDS encoding glycosyltransferase family 39 protein, whose translation MTRPAASWAVAALAALLALSLLLPGLGRAPFDDPGEGQHAEIAREAWASGDLLDLRLNGVRYFDKPPLLYWLIALDFRVWDPSEWAARLPSVAGAAAAAAATAFLGARLLGPGAGLLAAAALLSCALFAVFGRYVRPETLFAAAIQIGLTGLLLGVTGDGRRARRWAVAGCAALGAASLAKDPLGLIAPLAAVAAALAACGRLRPVRRWLPWAGVALMLLVGLGWYAWSALRHPGFLWYAVVDNHLLNAVGLRHFPDEDVPLATGEFLAVAALGAFPWIIPAGLVMVSLYRRRAWRDPEETPWVALAVWIIGLWGLFTLSAFKLPHYGLPAYPAIALLAARWWTERGERGRAPALVHAGLFALIAVGLGLVAVGDGKGFLDTVFSAVDVNTRKGATAAQASPLPPWSALQPLVARTALVIGAGAVTLGVIAWRRAGRWTGAVVATTMLAVMPAATRALDLVAGARAVTGMAAEVRRLAALGALLAHEGAIENSGALEFYSGRRPVLVDARRSVLGIGATFPDAAGTFWTADELAAAWLSGRPILLVTSREPRRSGVSTLPSDRVRLLRAENGRWLYAPVPPTAAATR comes from the coding sequence GTGACGCGCCCGGCGGCGTCATGGGCCGTTGCGGCCCTTGCGGCGCTCCTGGCGCTCTCCCTTCTGCTGCCCGGCCTCGGGCGAGCGCCCTTCGACGATCCGGGCGAGGGACAGCATGCCGAGATCGCGCGCGAGGCCTGGGCCTCCGGCGATCTGCTCGACTTGAGACTTAACGGTGTCCGCTACTTCGACAAGCCGCCGCTCCTGTACTGGCTGATCGCGCTCGACTTCCGCGTTTGGGACCCGTCCGAGTGGGCCGCACGGCTGCCCTCTGTCGCGGGAGCCGCCGCCGCCGCCGCGGCGACGGCGTTCCTCGGCGCGCGTCTCCTCGGCCCGGGCGCCGGGCTCCTCGCCGCCGCAGCGCTCTTGTCCTGCGCGCTCTTTGCGGTCTTCGGCCGCTACGTTCGTCCCGAGACGCTCTTCGCGGCCGCCATCCAGATCGGACTGACGGGGCTCCTGCTGGGCGTGACGGGCGACGGGCGGCGCGCCAGGCGCTGGGCCGTCGCGGGCTGCGCCGCGCTCGGCGCTGCGTCGCTCGCCAAGGACCCGCTCGGGCTCATCGCGCCACTGGCCGCGGTCGCCGCCGCGCTCGCGGCCTGTGGGCGCCTGCGGCCTGTCCGTCGGTGGCTGCCGTGGGCGGGAGTGGCGCTCATGCTGCTGGTGGGTCTCGGCTGGTATGCCTGGAGCGCGCTCCGGCATCCGGGCTTTCTCTGGTACGCCGTCGTGGACAACCATCTCCTCAACGCGGTCGGGCTCCGCCATTTTCCGGATGAAGATGTCCCGCTTGCCACCGGGGAGTTCCTTGCCGTGGCCGCGCTCGGCGCTTTTCCGTGGATCATTCCCGCCGGGCTCGTGATGGTGTCGCTCTACCGCAGGCGGGCCTGGCGAGATCCCGAGGAGACGCCCTGGGTTGCCCTCGCCGTGTGGATCATCGGGCTCTGGGGCCTCTTCACGCTCTCGGCCTTCAAGCTGCCCCACTACGGTCTACCGGCGTACCCGGCCATCGCGCTGCTGGCCGCGCGCTGGTGGACCGAGCGCGGGGAGCGCGGCCGCGCGCCGGCCCTCGTCCACGCGGGGCTCTTCGCGCTCATCGCCGTGGGGCTCGGCCTGGTGGCCGTCGGCGACGGCAAGGGCTTCCTGGACACAGTCTTCTCCGCTGTCGACGTCAACACCCGCAAAGGCGCCACCGCCGCCCAGGCTTCTCCGCTGCCGCCCTGGTCCGCGCTCCAGCCGCTGGTGGCCCGGACTGCGCTGGTTATTGGGGCGGGAGCGGTCACCCTTGGCGTGATCGCATGGCGCCGCGCCGGGCGGTGGACTGGGGCCGTCGTGGCCACGACCATGCTGGCCGTGATGCCGGCTGCGACCCGCGCCCTCGACCTCGTCGCCGGCGCCCGCGCCGTGACCGGCATGGCGGCCGAGGTGCGGCGCCTCGCGGCGCTGGGCGCGCTGCTGGCCCACGAGGGCGCAATCGAGAACTCGGGCGCGCTCGAGTTCTACTCGGGTCGCCGCCCGGTGCTCGTGGACGCTCGGCGCAGCGTGCTGGGCATCGGCGCGACCTTTCCGGATGCCGCGGGTACGTTCTGGACGGCCGACGAGCTCGCCGCGGCGTGGTTGTCGGGCCGCCCCATCCTGTTAGTGACGTCGCGCGAGCCTCGGCGGAGTGGGGTCTCAACGCTGCCCTCCGACCGCGTGAGGCTGCTTCGCGCCGAGAACGGCCGCTGGCTCTATGCCCCGGTTCCGCCTACCGCCGCGGCGACGCGCTAG
- the hpnJ gene encoding hopanoid biosynthesis associated radical SAM protein HpnJ, with protein sequence MVRPAAFCYGGPDMAADYLRTLFLHPPSREGFDGGAGSRYQAKREIRSFWYPTWLAQPAALVPGSRLVDAPPDGLTLDDIRPLARQYDLCVMHTSTPSFPGDIAVAEALKAENPRLMIGMVGAAVAVAPEACLAAGGALDFVAGSEFDFTIQEVAHGRPLRDVKGLSYRVNGRVAHTPARPILENMDLLPFVTPVYKRDLTVEHYAIGYLKHPYVSLYTGRGCRSKCTFCLWPQTVGGQRYRTRSVEHVAEEMAMAQRLFPQVKEFFFDDDTFTDDLPRAEAIAARLGRLGITWSVNAKANVPYATLKVLKDNGLRLLLVGYESGNQQILNNIKKGVRLDVARRFTRDCKALGIAIHGTFILGLPGETRDTIQETIRFACEIDPTTIQVSLAAPYPGTSLYAEARRNGWIEAEELVDDTGVQLSTIGYPHLPRAEIYRSVDEVYRRFYFRPRKMISLGAEMLRNREVMRRRLSEGREFLRFLRKHRETAPAG encoded by the coding sequence ATGGTCCGTCCGGCCGCGTTTTGCTATGGTGGGCCGGACATGGCGGCCGACTATCTCCGCACCCTGTTCCTCCACCCCCCCTCGCGGGAGGGTTTCGACGGTGGCGCCGGCTCGCGCTACCAGGCGAAACGGGAGATCCGCTCCTTCTGGTATCCAACCTGGCTCGCCCAGCCCGCGGCGCTGGTCCCGGGCTCGAGACTGGTCGACGCCCCTCCGGACGGTCTCACGCTGGACGATATCCGGCCGCTGGCGCGCCAGTACGACCTCTGCGTCATGCACACGAGCACGCCGTCCTTCCCCGGCGACATCGCGGTCGCCGAGGCGCTCAAGGCCGAGAACCCGCGCCTGATGATCGGCATGGTCGGCGCGGCGGTGGCCGTGGCGCCGGAGGCCTGCCTCGCGGCGGGTGGGGCGCTCGATTTCGTGGCGGGCAGCGAGTTCGACTTCACCATCCAGGAGGTGGCCCATGGGCGCCCGCTCCGGGATGTGAAGGGCCTCTCGTACCGCGTCAACGGGCGAGTCGCGCACACGCCCGCCCGGCCCATCCTCGAGAACATGGATCTCCTGCCGTTCGTCACGCCTGTCTACAAGCGTGACCTCACGGTCGAGCACTACGCCATCGGCTATCTCAAGCACCCGTATGTCTCCCTCTACACGGGACGCGGGTGCCGCTCCAAGTGCACCTTCTGCCTCTGGCCCCAGACGGTCGGCGGCCAGCGCTACCGGACGCGGAGCGTGGAGCACGTCGCCGAGGAGATGGCGATGGCGCAGCGACTGTTCCCGCAGGTCAAGGAGTTCTTCTTCGACGATGACACGTTCACCGACGACCTGCCGAGGGCCGAGGCCATCGCCGCGCGCCTGGGCAGGCTCGGCATCACCTGGTCGGTCAACGCCAAGGCCAATGTCCCGTACGCGACGCTCAAGGTGTTGAAGGACAACGGGCTCCGGCTCCTGCTCGTCGGTTACGAATCCGGCAACCAGCAGATCCTGAACAATATCAAGAAGGGTGTCCGCCTCGACGTCGCGCGGCGTTTTACCCGCGACTGCAAGGCGCTCGGCATCGCCATCCACGGCACCTTCATCCTGGGCCTGCCGGGCGAGACCCGCGACACCATCCAGGAGACCATCCGGTTCGCGTGCGAGATCGACCCGACCACCATCCAGGTCTCGCTGGCCGCGCCCTATCCGGGGACGTCGCTGTATGCCGAGGCGCGGCGCAACGGCTGGATCGAAGCCGAGGAGCTGGTGGACGACACGGGAGTGCAGCTGAGCACCATCGGCTACCCGCATCTCCCGCGAGCCGAGATCTACCGCTCGGTGGATGAGGTGTACCGGCGCTTCTACTTCCGCCCGCGCAAGATGATCTCGCTCGGCGCCGAGATGCTGCGCAATCGCGAGGTCATGCGGCGCCGCCTCTCCGAGGGGCGCGAGTTCCTGCGCTTTCTCCGCAAGCACCGGGAGACGGCGCCTGCCGGTTAG
- the serA gene encoding phosphoglycerate dehydrogenase encodes MKVLVIDAIAQEGIAFLAERGFEVEQVSSKIPRAELFEKIAGYEAIITRSSTTVNAEFLGHARRLRFLGRAGVGVDNIDVEACSRQGVVVANAPYGNVVSAAEHTVGMLLALVRKIPSAHEALKRLEWDRGIYGSELFRKTAGVIGLGKVGSRVAARLRAFDMDVLVYDPYIPEGRARDLGVRLTDLQTLLTQADIVTVHVPLSDETENMLAAREIALMKPGVRIVNCARGGIVSEPDLLAALESRHVAGAAVDVWTEEPPVSPLVKRLVQHPRVIVTPHLGANTQEAQVNVAVDVARQLAAFRDGELLEHAVNVPVGDRESMAEIRPFVTLAEILGRFCLQLEKDNVERVEVDVAGLVARRDPELIGRAVLKGLLDGVTAQTVNLVNARLVARERGLEVVIRTDEAAPSGYTNLVTVTTQAGIGRKIIAGTVFDGAPRIVRLRDLHIEFIPEGHVLVLSYEDRPGMVGKIGSILGRHNVNIASMHVGRRTKRGRAIVVLLLDEDVAPEVMEEVSKAVEADFARVIRLGAR; translated from the coding sequence ATGAAAGTCCTCGTCATCGACGCGATCGCGCAGGAGGGGATCGCCTTTCTCGCGGAGCGCGGGTTCGAGGTCGAACAGGTCTCGTCCAAGATTCCGCGGGCGGAGCTCTTCGAGAAGATCGCGGGCTACGAGGCCATCATCACCCGCTCGTCCACCACGGTGAATGCCGAGTTCCTCGGCCACGCGCGGCGCCTGCGCTTCCTCGGGCGGGCGGGCGTGGGCGTGGACAATATCGACGTCGAGGCCTGCTCCCGCCAGGGCGTGGTGGTCGCCAATGCCCCCTATGGCAACGTGGTGTCGGCCGCCGAGCACACGGTCGGCATGCTCCTGGCCCTCGTGCGGAAGATCCCGTCCGCCCACGAGGCGCTCAAGCGGCTCGAGTGGGATCGCGGCATCTACGGCTCCGAGCTGTTCCGGAAGACCGCCGGCGTGATCGGCCTCGGCAAGGTCGGCTCGCGGGTCGCCGCGCGACTGCGCGCCTTCGACATGGACGTTCTGGTCTACGACCCGTACATCCCCGAGGGCCGCGCGCGGGATCTGGGCGTGCGGCTGACCGATCTCCAGACGCTGCTGACCCAGGCCGACATCGTCACGGTGCACGTGCCGCTCTCGGACGAGACGGAGAACATGCTGGCGGCGCGCGAGATCGCGCTGATGAAGCCGGGCGTCCGCATCGTCAACTGCGCGCGCGGCGGCATCGTCAGCGAGCCCGACCTCCTGGCCGCGCTCGAGTCGAGGCACGTCGCCGGGGCGGCGGTGGATGTCTGGACGGAAGAGCCGCCGGTCTCGCCGCTCGTCAAGCGCCTGGTCCAGCACCCGCGCGTGATCGTGACGCCGCACCTGGGGGCCAATACGCAGGAGGCGCAGGTCAACGTCGCCGTGGACGTGGCGCGGCAGCTGGCGGCGTTCCGCGACGGCGAGCTGCTCGAGCACGCGGTCAACGTGCCGGTGGGCGACCGCGAGAGCATGGCCGAGATCCGGCCGTTCGTGACGCTGGCGGAGATCCTCGGCCGCTTCTGCCTCCAGCTCGAGAAGGACAATGTCGAGCGCGTCGAGGTGGACGTCGCGGGGCTGGTCGCCAGGCGGGACCCGGAGCTGATCGGCCGCGCCGTGCTGAAGGGCCTCCTCGACGGCGTCACCGCCCAGACGGTCAACCTCGTGAACGCGCGGCTCGTGGCGCGGGAGCGCGGGCTCGAGGTCGTGATCCGGACCGACGAGGCGGCGCCGTCGGGTTACACGAACCTCGTCACCGTCACCACCCAAGCCGGAATCGGGCGGAAGATCATCGCGGGCACTGTCTTCGACGGGGCGCCGAGGATCGTGCGGCTCCGGGACCTTCACATCGAGTTCATTCCCGAAGGGCATGTCCTCGTGCTCTCGTACGAGGACCGGCCCGGTATGGTCGGTAAAATCGGCTCCATCCTCGGCCGTCACAACGTGAACATCGCCTCGATGCACGTCGGGCGCCGCACGAAGCGAGGGCGCGCCATCGTCGTGCTGCTCCTCGACGAGGACGTCGCGCCCGAGGTCATGGAGGAAGTCTCGAAGGCCGTCGAGGCCGATTTCGCCCGCGTCATCCGGCTGGGGGCGCGATGA
- a CDS encoding phosphomannose isomerase type II C-terminal cupin domain, with amino-acid sequence MMAAASKRAAAAPLRTRRAARGFERRPWGGFETLQVGAGYKVKRLVVQPGHRISLQRHRFRAEHWVVVAGAPRVVIEGRARRLKPPATVDVPRGAWHRIENPGRRPVVIIEVQHGSHLDERDIVRRHDDYGRADGVTRPRSR; translated from the coding sequence ATGATGGCCGCTGCGTCGAAGCGCGCGGCCGCCGCCCCATTGCGCACGCGGCGCGCCGCGCGCGGCTTCGAGCGGCGCCCCTGGGGAGGGTTCGAGACCCTCCAGGTGGGCGCGGGCTACAAGGTCAAGCGCCTGGTGGTCCAGCCGGGCCACCGCATCAGCCTCCAGCGCCACCGATTCCGCGCGGAGCACTGGGTGGTCGTGGCCGGCGCCCCGCGCGTCGTCATCGAGGGCAGGGCGCGGCGGCTCAAGCCCCCCGCCACCGTCGATGTGCCCCGCGGCGCCTGGCACCGGATCGAGAACCCCGGCCGGCGCCCGGTGGTCATCATCGAGGTCCAGCACGGATCGCATCTCGATGAACGCGACATCGTCCGCCGCCACGACGACTATGGCCGCGCGGACGGTGTCACCCGGCCCCGTTCGCGCTAG
- a CDS encoding YdcF family protein — MTPRARRWLAVAALLAAALVVLAAAAHRPALRLVGRALVVEDALAPADAVVIMAGGIPIREATAAGLYRKGWAPRIVLSNDFTPDRVRELIALGVRRLDYQGESRLVLEKHGVPPDAIVLLSIPVKTTEAELRVVAETARARRWRRVILVTSPQHSRRVKLVWTREASGNIEGLIALVMEDDFPRDGWWRKRRQAEAVLHEYLSLAAIYLGVSKYLN, encoded by the coding sequence GTGACGCCGCGCGCGCGCCGCTGGCTCGCCGTCGCCGCCCTACTAGCGGCGGCGCTGGTGGTTCTGGCCGCGGCCGCTCACCGGCCGGCGCTCCGCCTCGTCGGCCGGGCCCTCGTCGTGGAGGACGCGCTGGCGCCCGCCGACGCCGTCGTCATCATGGCGGGCGGCATCCCAATCCGTGAGGCCACCGCCGCCGGACTCTACCGCAAGGGTTGGGCGCCGCGGATCGTCCTCTCCAACGACTTCACGCCCGACCGGGTCCGCGAGCTCATCGCGCTCGGCGTGCGCCGCCTCGACTACCAGGGTGAATCCCGCCTCGTCCTCGAAAAGCATGGCGTGCCGCCCGACGCCATCGTCCTCCTCTCCATCCCGGTCAAGACCACGGAGGCAGAGCTCAGGGTCGTGGCTGAGACGGCGCGGGCTCGTCGCTGGCGGCGGGTCATCCTGGTCACGTCGCCCCAGCACTCGCGGCGAGTGAAGCTCGTGTGGACGCGAGAAGCCTCCGGAAACATCGAGGGCCTGATCGCGCTCGTGATGGAAGATGACTTCCCCAGAGACGGCTGGTGGCGGAAGCGCCGCCAGGCCGAAGCCGTCCTGCACGAGTACCTTAGCCTGGCGGCGATCTATCTCGGAGTGTCGAAGTACCTGAACTAG